Proteins encoded within one genomic window of Dyadobacter chenhuakuii:
- a CDS encoding FecR family protein, translating into MNSLLFPYERRIPADMTHDPYSLTELIRSDEFIAWVMRPDAHSNEKWRLFLENHPEKQRTIEAAREYVILLAKDTGRDQPTEKQSVRMWSAVESQMHNQETGPSKVEEAAEPKRILSGWRWIRVAASAALILSIGSVSYWFYYKQGNGRVSGYLSTEQVAADKVVQKYNDTQKPLTILLADGSSVVLQPGGHLSYTEAVNAKRREVTLTGKAFFEIVKNKEKPFLVYSYGLATKVLGTSFMIDASEANKEIRVEVKTGTVSVFSINNLDKKEIDEESDKPELTGITLGQDQRIAFSKESGRIVKLDGQEKGSVPDMDISKQGFVFDETPVHKVFETLETVYNVQISYDKIKMGDCTLNATLIGQPFREKLDAICNALDAQYEINDNLVSIVGNGCK; encoded by the coding sequence GTGAATTCCCTGCTCTTTCCTTATGAAAGACGAATTCCCGCCGATATGACGCATGACCCTTACTCCTTAACGGAACTGATCCGAAGCGATGAATTTATCGCGTGGGTGATGCGCCCGGACGCACATAGCAATGAAAAATGGCGGCTTTTCCTGGAAAATCACCCGGAAAAGCAACGCACAATAGAAGCCGCCCGCGAATATGTGATCCTGCTGGCCAAAGATACGGGCAGAGACCAGCCTACTGAAAAGCAAAGCGTAAGAATGTGGAGCGCAGTGGAAAGTCAGATGCATAATCAGGAAACCGGACCCTCAAAAGTGGAAGAGGCTGCCGAGCCTAAACGGATTCTATCAGGATGGCGCTGGATAAGGGTCGCTGCATCTGCAGCATTGATACTGAGCATCGGTTCGGTGAGTTACTGGTTTTACTACAAGCAGGGCAACGGGCGGGTGAGTGGATATTTGAGTACTGAGCAAGTTGCTGCTGACAAAGTCGTGCAAAAGTATAATGATACGCAAAAGCCGCTGACGATCCTGCTAGCCGATGGCAGTTCGGTGGTTTTGCAGCCAGGCGGACATTTGAGCTATACGGAAGCTGTTAATGCGAAACGTCGGGAAGTGACTTTAACAGGAAAAGCTTTTTTTGAAATTGTCAAAAACAAGGAGAAACCTTTCCTGGTTTATAGCTATGGCCTGGCTACCAAAGTATTGGGGACCAGTTTCATGATTGATGCTTCCGAGGCAAACAAGGAAATCAGGGTAGAAGTGAAAACAGGGACGGTGTCGGTTTTTTCAATCAATAATTTGGATAAAAAAGAAATCGACGAAGAATCAGATAAACCGGAGCTGACCGGAATAACGCTCGGCCAGGATCAGAGAATTGCATTTTCAAAAGAAAGCGGCAGGATCGTCAAGCTGGATGGTCAGGAAAAGGGATCGGTTCCCGATATGGATATTTCGAAACAAGGTTTTGTCTTCGATGAGACGCCTGTTCATAAAGTGTTTGAAACGCTGGAGACAGTATATAATGTGCAAATCAGTTATGATAAGATTAAAATGGGCGATTGTACATTAAATGCAACGCTGATCGGGCAGCCTTTCAGGGAAAAACTGGACGCCATTTGCAATGCGCTGGACGCTCAGTATGAGATAAACGATAACTTGGTTTCCATTGTTGGCAATGGCTGCAAGTAA
- a CDS encoding RNA polymerase sigma factor, protein MINFDTLIGEKTDQQLWQRIREGDEQAFTIIFEKYHRTLYNYGSKLSQNSAIVEDAVQDVFIDIWRLRSNLTDNVTSVKFYLYRALRRRIHLANDKFPVTEEITSLNDTETPANGGNSETLLIDIESASLRAKQVQNLMSRLPERQVEALTLRYFDDFSIEEIAGIMGVSEKSVRNFIYKALTSLRHNREILLISSLIFCLLGLF, encoded by the coding sequence GTGATCAATTTTGATACCTTAATAGGGGAAAAAACGGACCAGCAATTGTGGCAACGGATTCGCGAAGGAGACGAGCAGGCGTTTACAATCATTTTTGAGAAATACCACCGCACGCTTTATAATTACGGAAGCAAGCTCTCACAAAACTCAGCCATTGTCGAAGATGCAGTTCAGGATGTTTTTATCGACATATGGCGACTGCGTAGTAACCTCACCGATAATGTAACATCCGTTAAATTTTACCTTTACCGGGCTCTTAGAAGGCGCATTCACCTGGCTAACGACAAGTTTCCGGTTACAGAGGAAATTACATCGCTGAACGACACAGAAACACCAGCGAATGGCGGAAACTCCGAAACATTGTTAATCGACATTGAGTCTGCCTCATTACGCGCAAAACAAGTGCAAAATCTGATGTCGCGGCTTCCCGAGCGACAAGTTGAAGCGTTAACATTGCGTTATTTTGATGATTTCAGCATTGAAGAAATAGCCGGGATTATGGGCGTCAGTGAAAAGTCGGTCCGCAATTTCATTTACAAAGCCCTCACTTCCCTCCGCCATAACCGGGAGATTTTGCTGATATCCAGCCTGATCTTCTGCCTGTTAGGTCTTTTTTAG
- a CDS encoding Rpn family recombination-promoting nuclease/putative transposase, producing MKRNDILWKSILEDTFEDFLRFFFPEADDVFDFSKDFEYLDKELEQLFPPDNDHYSSKFVDKLVKVFTKEGQEEWILVHIEVQGYTDPHFADRMFTYYYRIWDRYRKRTTALAILTDDNKHYYPSCFEQSFLGTSLRFEFNILKVLDQCDRKLAESDNVFAHILTTVKIALKSKKLSDKDLFDLKIQLARKLLSEKISKPKIAKLMKFLKFYVVLNDPFLSASYSQEVYNLTHKTYTTMGIDEAVIYITREEAKEEVSLEKDTFFTKNLLNANRFSLEEIAELVGVPVAFVQEVKARL from the coding sequence GTGAAAAGAAACGACATTCTCTGGAAATCCATTCTGGAAGACACATTCGAAGATTTCTTACGGTTCTTCTTCCCCGAAGCTGACGACGTATTTGATTTCTCCAAAGATTTTGAATATCTGGACAAAGAGCTCGAACAGCTTTTCCCACCTGATAATGATCATTATTCCAGCAAATTTGTTGATAAGCTTGTTAAAGTCTTTACCAAAGAGGGCCAGGAGGAATGGATATTGGTTCACATTGAAGTGCAAGGCTACACCGACCCACATTTTGCAGATCGAATGTTCACATACTACTATCGGATCTGGGACAGATACCGCAAGCGCACAACGGCACTGGCAATCCTGACGGATGACAATAAGCATTATTATCCAAGCTGCTTTGAACAATCATTTCTTGGAACATCACTTCGGTTTGAGTTTAACATTCTGAAAGTATTGGATCAATGCGATCGAAAGCTAGCTGAAAGCGATAATGTGTTCGCGCATATTTTAACGACGGTCAAGATCGCGCTAAAAAGTAAAAAGCTAAGTGATAAAGATCTTTTTGACTTGAAAATCCAGTTGGCCAGGAAACTTCTCAGCGAGAAAATATCCAAGCCTAAGATTGCAAAGCTGATGAAATTTTTGAAATTTTATGTCGTACTAAATGATCCGTTTCTTTCGGCTTCATATAGTCAGGAGGTTTACAATTTAACACATAAAACATACACGACTATGGGCATTGATGAAGCAGTGATCTATATCACACGAGAAGAGGCTAAGGAAGAAGTCAGTCTTGAAAAGGATACCTTCTTCACGAAAAACTTGCTAAACGCAAATCGGTTTAGCTTGGAAGAAATAGCCGAACTGGTTGGCGTGCCTGTTGCGTTTGTTCAGGAAGTGAAAGCGAGATTATAG
- a CDS encoding aminotransferase class V-fold PLP-dependent enzyme, translating into MSLTYFTPGPAQLYPTFEQHLQSFVSGQLGSISHRSQQYRDLHKFTVDQLRILLNVPDTHAIMFLGSASEAWERILFSCVELESFHLVNGSFSKKFCEYSSALNKYAHKFEKPMGEGFTADEIEVPEYAELICVTHNETSSGVQMPVSEIHKLKEKNPDKFIAVDIVSSAPYPDLDYNLIDTAFFSVQKAFGLPAGLGVWIVSEKCLEKARQIKNQYSIGAHNDLPTLWKNALNNETPATPNVMGIYLLGKIAEDFNKIGAGELRKATEQKAALIYDFIEKTNGFSSFVKEVQNRSQTVVVANVETPSADIIKKIKEKGMVIGSGYGEFKSSQLRIANFPATSYDAVEKLVYELGDI; encoded by the coding sequence ATGTCTTTAACCTATTTTACCCCAGGCCCGGCTCAGTTGTATCCTACATTTGAGCAGCATTTACAAAGTTTTGTCAGCGGTCAGCTGGGATCTATTTCGCACCGCAGTCAGCAATATCGTGACTTGCATAAATTTACCGTAGACCAGCTCCGTATTCTCCTGAACGTGCCTGATACACACGCTATCATGTTCCTGGGCTCAGCATCGGAAGCGTGGGAGCGGATCTTGTTCAGCTGTGTGGAGCTGGAAAGTTTCCACCTGGTTAACGGATCCTTCTCGAAGAAGTTTTGTGAATATTCGAGTGCATTGAATAAGTATGCACACAAATTTGAAAAGCCGATGGGCGAAGGTTTTACCGCTGATGAAATCGAAGTGCCTGAATATGCCGAATTGATCTGTGTAACGCATAACGAAACGAGCTCGGGCGTGCAAATGCCTGTAAGCGAAATCCATAAGCTTAAAGAAAAGAACCCCGACAAGTTCATCGCCGTAGATATCGTGTCTTCCGCTCCATATCCTGATCTGGACTATAACTTGATCGATACAGCATTTTTTTCTGTCCAAAAAGCATTCGGGCTTCCGGCTGGTCTGGGGGTTTGGATTGTGAGTGAGAAGTGTTTGGAAAAGGCAAGGCAAATCAAAAACCAATATTCAATCGGTGCTCATAATGATCTGCCGACGCTTTGGAAAAACGCCCTGAACAATGAAACGCCTGCTACACCTAATGTGATGGGGATTTATTTGTTGGGTAAAATCGCAGAGGACTTTAATAAGATCGGCGCTGGCGAACTCAGGAAAGCAACAGAGCAAAAGGCAGCACTCATTTATGATTTCATTGAGAAGACCAATGGCTTTTCTTCCTTCGTAAAGGAAGTGCAAAACCGCTCTCAGACTGTGGTTGTAGCCAACGTAGAAACTCCCTCCGCAGACATTATCAAGAAGATAAAAGAAAAAGGAATGGTGATCGGAAGTGGTTATGGAGAATTCAAAAGTTCCCAGCTCCGCATCGCCAACTTCCCGGCAACTTCATATGATGCAGTAGAAAAACTTGTGTATGAATTAGGGGACATCTAA
- the serA gene encoding phosphoglycerate dehydrogenase, which translates to MSTLTLNPSPYIIIDFDSTFTKVEGLDELAAIALNGHPERDQVVQKIADLTNKGMNGEMSFADGLRQRIGLLKANRSHIQELVTFLRTKVSDSFQRNRQFLTEHADQIFIVSSGFKEFIVPVATELGIHADHVYANEFLFDEDGNITGVDEENVLSTDGGKIKLLSSLNLTGDVYAIGDGYTDYELKASGLASRFYAFTENVERPRVVAVADHIATSFDDFLYDNKMSRSQSYPKSRIKVLLLENVHPAALRAFEEQGFNVEFVKGALDEDELCERIKDVSIIGIRSKTNITKRVLDNANRLMAIGAFCIGTNQIDLEEAAKKGIAVFNAPYSNTRSVVELAVGEMIMLIRNIVGKSNQLHQGIWDKSANGSFEVRGKKLGMVGYGSIGTQLSVVAEALGMEVYFYDSVEKLSLGNARKVNTLEELLAISDVISMHVDGRKENTSLIGKREFDLMKNGVIFLNLSRGHVVDIQALADAVKSGKVAGAGVDVFPKEPKTNDEIFESELRGLPNVILTPHIGGSTEEAQENIGHFVPSKLLEFMNNGSSYGSVNFPEVQLPKLKDSHRLLHIHANVPGILAKLNHIFGKNNINITGQYLKTNEHIGYVIVDIAKDYTEEFIQEVKDIEGTIRFRMLY; encoded by the coding sequence ATGTCCACATTAACACTTAATCCATCACCGTACATTATCATTGATTTTGACAGCACTTTTACAAAAGTGGAAGGGCTGGACGAATTGGCAGCGATCGCCTTAAATGGCCATCCAGAACGTGATCAGGTTGTTCAAAAGATAGCTGACCTGACGAATAAGGGCATGAATGGCGAAATGTCGTTTGCTGACGGGCTCCGTCAGCGGATCGGACTTTTAAAGGCCAATCGTTCCCATATTCAGGAACTGGTGACTTTTTTAAGGACAAAGGTTTCGGATTCGTTTCAGCGCAACAGGCAGTTTTTGACTGAGCATGCAGATCAGATATTTATCGTTTCGAGCGGTTTTAAGGAGTTTATTGTGCCCGTAGCGACAGAATTGGGCATCCATGCCGATCATGTGTATGCCAATGAATTCCTGTTTGACGAAGACGGTAACATTACAGGAGTGGATGAAGAAAATGTCCTTTCGACGGATGGTGGAAAAATAAAATTGCTTTCCTCACTGAACCTGACGGGCGATGTTTACGCCATTGGGGACGGTTATACAGACTATGAATTAAAAGCATCAGGGCTGGCCAGTCGTTTTTACGCCTTTACAGAAAACGTTGAACGTCCGCGCGTTGTGGCTGTTGCGGATCACATTGCAACATCATTCGATGACTTTTTATATGATAATAAAATGAGCAGAAGCCAGTCTTATCCGAAAAGCCGGATCAAGGTGCTTTTGCTTGAAAATGTGCACCCTGCGGCGCTTCGCGCTTTCGAAGAGCAAGGTTTTAATGTTGAGTTTGTAAAAGGCGCTTTGGACGAAGACGAGCTTTGCGAGCGTATAAAAGATGTTTCGATCATCGGTATCCGTTCTAAAACGAACATTACCAAACGCGTTTTGGACAACGCGAACCGTTTGATGGCGATTGGCGCATTTTGTATCGGGACTAACCAAATCGATCTGGAAGAAGCTGCGAAGAAAGGAATAGCCGTTTTCAATGCTCCGTATAGCAATACGCGTTCTGTTGTCGAACTTGCTGTGGGTGAAATGATTATGCTCATCCGTAACATTGTTGGCAAAAGCAATCAGCTGCACCAGGGAATCTGGGACAAATCGGCGAACGGAAGTTTCGAAGTTCGGGGTAAGAAATTAGGCATGGTGGGTTACGGAAGCATTGGAACCCAGCTTTCTGTTGTTGCGGAAGCGCTTGGTATGGAGGTCTATTTTTATGATTCGGTAGAGAAATTATCTCTGGGTAATGCACGGAAAGTGAACACATTGGAAGAGCTTTTAGCGATTTCTGACGTGATCAGCATGCACGTGGATGGCCGCAAAGAAAATACGAGCCTGATAGGAAAGCGGGAATTTGACCTGATGAAAAACGGCGTCATATTCCTGAATTTATCACGCGGTCACGTGGTAGACATTCAGGCGCTGGCGGATGCGGTGAAGAGTGGAAAAGTGGCAGGAGCAGGTGTGGACGTGTTTCCAAAAGAGCCAAAAACCAATGACGAGATATTTGAAAGTGAATTGAGAGGCTTGCCTAATGTAATCCTGACGCCGCATATTGGTGGAAGCACCGAGGAAGCGCAGGAAAACATCGGTCATTTTGTTCCTTCCAAACTACTGGAATTCATGAACAACGGCAGTTCTTACGGAAGCGTTAACTTCCCCGAGGTCCAGTTGCCGAAGCTGAAAGATTCCCACAGGTTATTGCACATTCACGCAAACGTTCCTGGAATTTTGGCGAAGCTGAACCATATTTTTGGTAAAAATAATATCAACATTACAGGGCAATATCTTAAAACCAACGAGCACATTGGTTACGTGATTGTCGACATTGCGAAAGACTATACCGAAGAATTCATTCAGGAAGTAAAAGATATAGAAGGGACGATCAGGTTCCGGATGCTGTATTGA
- a CDS encoding YheT family hydrolase — MPLIETASKISPYWLPNGHLQSIYPALFRSIKGVFYHRERIVTPDEDFLDLDWSYAKSPGSKKLVILSHGLEGNSTRQYILGMVRLLNQHGFDCLAWNFRGCGGEMNKTARFYHSGATEDLDLVIQNALGKDYEQIHLLGFSLGGNLTLKYLGESGVHLNPKIKNALVFSVPMDLRACSLSIIQPENSVYMHRFLNTLKPKVNAKAAIFPDSINISDQKHVRTLYDFDHIFTAPLHGFDGADHYYEQCSSKFFIRDIAIPTMVINAKNDPIVPFESLPIEELRAHANVCLVATQDGGHCGFRPARVKNGVYWSEERALEFLSR; from the coding sequence ATGCCATTGATTGAGACTGCGTCCAAAATATCGCCCTACTGGCTCCCAAACGGCCATTTACAGAGTATTTACCCTGCTCTTTTCCGCAGCATTAAGGGTGTATTTTACCACCGGGAAAGAATTGTAACTCCTGATGAAGATTTTCTGGATCTGGATTGGTCTTACGCAAAAAGCCCGGGATCGAAGAAGCTGGTGATCCTTTCTCATGGCCTGGAAGGCAACAGTACAAGACAGTATATTTTGGGTATGGTGAGGCTGCTGAACCAGCACGGGTTCGATTGCCTTGCCTGGAATTTCCGGGGCTGCGGCGGTGAAATGAACAAAACGGCGCGTTTCTACCACAGCGGCGCCACCGAGGATCTTGATCTTGTGATTCAAAATGCATTAGGTAAGGATTATGAGCAGATACATTTGCTCGGATTCAGTTTAGGAGGAAATCTTACGCTTAAATATCTCGGGGAATCAGGTGTTCATTTAAATCCGAAAATAAAGAATGCATTGGTTTTTAGCGTTCCTATGGACCTTCGCGCGTGCAGCCTGTCCATCATACAGCCAGAAAACAGTGTTTATATGCACCGCTTCTTGAATACATTAAAACCAAAAGTGAATGCGAAGGCGGCCATTTTTCCGGACAGCATTAATATAAGTGACCAAAAGCACGTGCGGACACTTTACGATTTCGATCACATTTTCACCGCTCCTTTACACGGATTCGACGGCGCCGATCATTATTATGAACAATGCAGTTCAAAGTTCTTTATCAGGGACATAGCAATCCCGACCATGGTTATCAATGCGAAAAACGATCCGATCGTGCCTTTCGAAAGCCTGCCGATAGAAGAACTGAGAGCTCATGCAAATGTTTGTCTTGTTGCGACACAGGACGGCGGGCATTGCGGATTCAGGCCTGCCCGGGTGAAAAACGGCGTTTACTGGTCAGAGGAGCGCGCATTGGAGTTTCTTTCACGATAA
- a CDS encoding cold-shock protein: protein MAEGTVKFFNDSKGFGFIQPSTGEKDIFVHVSGLQDDIRENDKVSYDVENGKKGLNAVNVRVI, encoded by the coding sequence ATGGCAGAAGGTACAGTAAAGTTTTTCAATGACTCCAAAGGATTTGGATTCATCCAACCATCAACTGGTGAGAAGGACATTTTCGTTCACGTTTCAGGTCTTCAAGACGACATCCGTGAGAATGACAAAGTGTCTTACGACGTAGAAAATGGAAAAAAAGGTCTAAACGCTGTTAACGTTCGCGTTATCTAA
- a CDS encoding DEAD/DEAH box helicase, with protein sequence MTNPENTTIDLAGLGITALNEMQQQANEAIQQNSEVVLLAPTGSGKTLAFLLPVASILKPESDHVQCMVIVPTRELALQIEQVWKKMSTGFKVTCCYGGHDMQTEIRSLVEAPALIVGTPGRILDHIRRNSFTGRHISTLILDEFDKSLELGFQEEMSEIVRNLRNVKKKVLVSATTTKIPSFTSIKAPVTVDFVTNKNKSEGLTVVQVLAEKDKMTTLVRLLSYLGAESTLIFCNQRDSVERISAVLKEEGIDCAFFHGKLEQEERERTLIRFRNGSVLFLAATDLAARGLDIPDMKHVIHFELPMKGDEFTHRNGRTARMLAEGTAYILMDREDKLPDYIIGKPKVLDLPAKLAAPPVSDWVTIYISGGKKSKLNKMDIVGFLLQKGKLEKQDLGLIEVKDNISFAAVKRGRAKAMLQLISAEKMKGKKYKIEIAR encoded by the coding sequence ATGACAAATCCGGAAAATACGACAATAGATCTTGCTGGCCTGGGCATTACAGCGCTGAACGAAATGCAGCAACAGGCCAATGAGGCGATTCAGCAAAACAGCGAAGTAGTGCTGCTGGCACCAACTGGTTCAGGAAAAACACTCGCTTTTTTACTTCCGGTGGCATCCATTTTGAAACCGGAATCCGATCATGTGCAATGCATGGTTATCGTTCCCACGCGGGAACTCGCGCTCCAAATCGAGCAGGTTTGGAAGAAAATGTCGACCGGATTTAAGGTTACGTGCTGCTATGGCGGTCATGATATGCAGACTGAGATAAGAAGCCTGGTGGAAGCGCCCGCCTTGATCGTGGGAACGCCGGGCCGCATTCTGGATCACATTCGCAGAAACTCGTTTACCGGCAGGCACATTTCCACGCTTATTTTGGATGAGTTTGATAAATCCCTGGAACTGGGTTTTCAGGAAGAAATGTCAGAAATCGTCCGGAATCTGAGGAATGTTAAAAAGAAAGTTTTGGTCTCTGCTACAACCACTAAAATTCCCTCATTTACCAGCATTAAGGCACCCGTTACCGTTGATTTTGTAACAAATAAAAACAAAAGCGAAGGGCTCACAGTGGTTCAGGTGTTGGCTGAAAAGGACAAAATGACCACACTGGTGAGGTTACTGAGCTATTTGGGAGCCGAATCAACATTGATCTTCTGCAACCAACGGGATTCGGTAGAACGCATTAGCGCCGTATTGAAAGAAGAAGGCATAGACTGCGCGTTTTTCCATGGGAAATTGGAGCAGGAAGAGCGTGAACGGACATTAATCCGCTTCCGGAATGGTTCGGTGCTTTTCCTTGCTGCAACCGATCTGGCCGCCCGCGGGCTCGACATTCCGGATATGAAGCACGTGATCCACTTCGAATTACCGATGAAAGGCGACGAATTCACGCATAGGAACGGCCGCACCGCACGCATGCTCGCAGAGGGGACGGCTTATATTTTAATGGATAGGGAAGACAAGTTGCCCGATTACATCATTGGCAAGCCCAAAGTTCTGGATCTTCCCGCAAAACTGGCCGCGCCACCGGTTTCGGATTGGGTGACGATTTACATTAGCGGCGGCAAAAAAAGCAAGCTCAATAAAATGGACATTGTTGGTTTCCTTTTACAAAAGGGCAAACTGGAAAAGCAGGATCTCGGATTAATCGAGGTGAAGGATAATATTTCGTTTGCGGCCGTGAAACGCGGAAGAGCCAAAGCTATGCTGCAATTGATTTCTGCAGAAAAGATGAAAGGGAAGAAGTATAAGATAGAAATTGCAAGGTAG
- a CDS encoding co-chaperone GroES — MYEVTADNKLRSLIVVGDRVLIRPKSPSDRTNSGLYLPPTITEREQVQSGYVIKVGPGYPIPVAAEDEPWKETEEKVKYMPLQSKEGDLAIYLQRNAIDLEYDGQKYVIVPQASILMLERSEDLYD; from the coding sequence ATGTACGAAGTAACAGCCGATAATAAATTAAGAAGCCTTATAGTTGTGGGTGATCGCGTTTTGATCCGCCCGAAAAGCCCGAGTGACCGCACAAACAGTGGCCTTTATCTGCCACCAACGATAACGGAAAGGGAACAGGTGCAAAGCGGTTATGTTATTAAAGTAGGCCCGGGTTACCCAATTCCCGTTGCCGCAGAGGACGAGCCGTGGAAGGAGACTGAGGAAAAAGTAAAATATATGCCTTTGCAATCCAAAGAAGGCGATTTAGCCATATATCTGCAACGTAACGCCATTGACCTGGAATACGACGGCCAAAAATACGTCATCGTTCCGCAGGCTTCTATTTTAATGCTGGAACGCTCGGAGGATTTGTACGATTAA
- a CDS encoding MBOAT family O-acyltransferase translates to MLFTDIQFIIFFIVVTLAYFSLSWRGRWMLLLAASCYFYMVFKPIFILILFGTIVIDYYAGIWIEQSNDQKRKKLLLIISLISNIGILAFFKYYDFLQDSINSVLASFDLRPAVPALTRIVPSRIAEWMTTGEGKILLPIGLSFHTFQAMSYTIEVYRGNQTAERHFGIYALYVMFYPQLVAGPIERPQNMLFQFHSYFKYDFELVKSGLMQMAFGFFKKMVIADRLSVFVDYAYDPASDHNGLTLLTATAFYSFQIYCDFSGYSDIAIGAARVMGFTLMDNFRSPYESRSIPEFWGRWHISLSTWFRDYLYIPLGGNRRGEFIKFRNLMIVFMVSGLWHGTSWSFVIWGALHGFYQITALLRDKYLKRANIQIPDNFFVRTVNVLLTFALVTLAWIFFRNSLSRSMVIFEKIGSLSLSDQILSPFNHVEMWFCVFLIGFLLWKEHYFEKIPTRSTAVFFILFPIIAFLTYFLGVITENQFIYFQF, encoded by the coding sequence ATGCTGTTTACCGATATACAATTTATCATTTTCTTTATTGTCGTTACGCTGGCTTATTTCAGCCTGTCGTGGCGTGGGCGGTGGATGCTTTTGCTGGCAGCCAGTTGCTACTTTTACATGGTTTTCAAGCCGATCTTTATCCTGATCCTGTTTGGAACCATCGTAATCGACTATTATGCAGGCATTTGGATAGAACAATCAAATGATCAGAAACGAAAAAAGTTGCTGCTGATCATTAGCTTGATTTCCAACATCGGGATTCTCGCATTCTTCAAATACTACGATTTTTTACAGGATTCCATCAACAGCGTGCTCGCCAGCTTCGATTTGCGGCCCGCCGTCCCTGCATTAACGAGGATTGTTCCCAGCCGCATAGCCGAATGGATGACGACTGGCGAAGGAAAGATCTTGCTTCCGATCGGCTTGTCATTTCACACTTTCCAGGCCATGAGTTATACCATTGAAGTCTACCGGGGAAATCAGACCGCCGAGCGACATTTTGGTATTTACGCATTGTATGTCATGTTTTACCCGCAGCTGGTCGCCGGTCCGATTGAGCGTCCGCAAAACATGCTTTTCCAATTTCATTCGTATTTCAAATATGATTTTGAGCTGGTTAAGTCGGGATTAATGCAAATGGCCTTCGGGTTTTTCAAGAAAATGGTGATTGCAGACCGGCTTTCTGTCTTCGTGGACTATGCCTATGATCCGGCCTCCGACCATAACGGACTTACATTACTTACTGCCACCGCATTTTATTCATTTCAGATTTACTGCGATTTTTCCGGCTATTCCGACATTGCCATTGGTGCTGCCAGGGTAATGGGTTTCACATTGATGGACAATTTCCGGTCGCCATATGAGTCCAGATCCATTCCCGAATTCTGGGGAAGATGGCATATTTCGCTTTCCACATGGTTCAGGGATTATTTATATATTCCATTGGGAGGCAACCGGCGTGGAGAGTTTATCAAATTTCGCAACCTGATGATCGTCTTCATGGTCAGCGGACTATGGCACGGAACAAGTTGGAGCTTTGTCATATGGGGCGCTTTGCACGGATTTTACCAGATTACGGCCCTGCTGCGCGACAAATATTTGAAGCGGGCGAACATTCAAATCCCCGATAACTTCTTTGTACGGACCGTTAATGTGCTACTGACCTTTGCTTTGGTAACATTAGCCTGGATATTTTTCAGGAACTCACTCAGCCGCTCAATGGTGATTTTTGAGAAGATCGGGAGCCTTTCCCTGTCAGATCAGATATTAAGCCCATTCAATCACGTAGAAATGTGGTTCTGCGTATTCCTGATCGGATTTTTACTTTGGAAAGAACATTACTTTGAAAAAATTCCAACCCGCAGCACTGCCGTATTTTTTATATTATTCCCCATCATTGCCTTCCTGACTTACTTTTTAGGTGTTATTACTGAAAATCAGTTCATTTATTTTCAGTTTTAG